Proteins found in one Capillibacterium thermochitinicola genomic segment:
- the pseI gene encoding pseudaminic acid synthase — protein sequence MDPIKINGHCIGREHPPFIIAEMSGNHNGSLERALAIVEAAAAAGAHAVKLQTYTADTMTLDLEEGEFFIDDPENLWQGKSLYRLYQEAATPWEWHEAIFKRCRERGIIGFSTPFDQSAVEFLETLNVPCYKIASFENIDLPLIKKVAATGKPLFLSTGMATLAELDEAVRAAREAGCRDLILLKCTSTYPADPKNTNLRTIPHMRDLFGCQVGVSDHTPGIGVATAAVALGATVVEKHFTLNRADGGVDAAFSLEPAEMRTLVVETERAWQALGRISYGPAEDEKPSLKHRRSLYIVKDLKAGDVLTAENLRAIRPGLGLPPKYFPIVMGKRVKRDVPRGTPLAWELLL from the coding sequence GTGGATCCGATAAAGATAAACGGGCATTGCATCGGTAGAGAACACCCGCCTTTTATTATCGCGGAGATGTCGGGAAACCATAACGGCTCCTTGGAAAGGGCCTTGGCCATTGTTGAAGCGGCGGCGGCGGCCGGGGCCCATGCGGTGAAGCTCCAGACCTACACGGCAGATACCATGACTCTTGATCTTGAGGAAGGCGAATTCTTCATCGACGACCCGGAGAACCTCTGGCAAGGGAAGTCCCTCTACCGGCTTTACCAGGAGGCGGCCACCCCCTGGGAATGGCATGAAGCGATCTTCAAGCGTTGCCGTGAGCGGGGGATTATTGGGTTTAGCACTCCTTTTGACCAGTCGGCGGTCGAATTTCTGGAAACCTTGAATGTTCCCTGTTACAAGATTGCTTCCTTCGAGAACATCGATCTGCCATTAATCAAAAAAGTGGCGGCTACCGGCAAGCCTTTGTTTCTTTCGACGGGGATGGCGACTCTCGCCGAGTTGGACGAGGCGGTACGGGCGGCGCGGGAAGCCGGATGCCGGGACCTGATTCTCCTCAAATGTACCAGTACGTACCCGGCCGACCCGAAAAACACTAACCTGCGGACCATCCCCCATATGCGCGACCTTTTCGGTTGCCAGGTCGGGGTCTCCGATCATACTCCGGGTATCGGGGTAGCTACCGCAGCGGTAGCTTTGGGCGCGACGGTGGTCGAAAAGCATTTCACATTGAACCGGGCTGATGGGGGTGTTGATGCCGCTTTTTCTTTGGAACCGGCGGAAATGAGGACCTTAGTGGTGGAGACGGAGCGGGCCTGGCAGGCTTTAGGCCGGATTAGTTATGGCCCGGCAGAGGATGAAAAACCGTCGTTAAAACACCGCCGGTCTTTGTATATTGTCAAAGATCTGAAAGCGGGCGATGTTTTGACTGCGGAGAATCTCCGGGCGATCCGGCCGGGATTAGGTTTACCCCCGAAGTACTTTCCCATTGTGATGGGAAAAAGGGTAAAAAGGGATGTGCCACGTGGGACACCGTTGGCCTGGGAACTGCTCTTATGA